In one window of Macaca thibetana thibetana isolate TM-01 chromosome 5, ASM2454274v1, whole genome shotgun sequence DNA:
- the MRFAP1 gene encoding MORF4 family-associated protein 1, whose amino-acid sequence MRPLDIVELAEPEEVEVLEPEEDFEQFLLPVINEMREDIASLTREHGRAYLRNRSKLWEMDNMLIQIKTQVEASEESALNHLQNPGDAAEGRAAKRCEKAEEKAKEIAKMAEMLVELVRRIEKSESS is encoded by the coding sequence ATGCGGCCCCTGGACATCGTCGAGCTGGCGGAACCGGAGGAAGTGGAGGTGCTGGAGCCGGAGGAGGATTTCGAGCAGTTTCTGCTCCCGGTCATCAACGAGATGCGCGAGGACATCGCGTCGCTGACGCGCGAGCACGGGCGGGCGTACCTGCGGAACCGGAGCAAGCTGTGGGAGATGGACAATATGCTCATCCAGATCAAAACGCAGGTGGAGGCCTCGGAGGAGAGCGCGCTCAACCACCTCCAGAACCCGGGCGACGCGGCCGAGGGCCGGGCGGCCAAGAGGTGCGAGAAGGCCGAGGAGAAGGCCAAGGAGATCGCGAAGATGGCAGAGATGCTGGTGGAGCTGGTCCGGCGGATAGAGAAGAGCGAGTCGTCGTGA